From Saccharibacillus brassicae:
CTGAGTCACTCCTTCCCAGTTCAATGAACGGAACATAGATAAGTTTATTTCAATACGTAAAAAGTACTCATTCCAAAAAGAAGGCGCGGAGGCTGTGCCATCCCCGCCCTACTAGTTTTAAGTTATGCCGCGGCGTAGAAAATGAACGCCAGGACCACGCCGATGATCGGCAGTGCTTCGACCAGACCGACACCGATAAACATTGTCGTTTGCAGCGTCGATTTTGCTTCCGGCTGACGTGCGATACCCTCAACCGTTTTGCTGATGATCAGACCGTTACCAATACCTGCGCCGAGTGCGCCCAAACCGACTGCAATTGCAGCGGCAATCAATGCCATAGCTCCCAAACCCATTTGTGTAAGCCTCCTTAAGTATTAGAAAAATAATTGTTTATATAGCCAGCTTGGACAGCGGTTATGTACCCCTTATCCTTGCGTTGGACCCGTAAAGCGGTGAACCTGTGGAATCAGGCTAATGCTCGTCGTGCGTTTCGACCTTTTGGGAAATGTAGACCAGTGCCAGAATCGTAAAGACGAAAGCCTGGATCGCGCCTACGAAAATACTGAATCCTTGCCAGATCGCCATCAGCGGAATGGAAGCGATCATGCCTACGACGTTGACGGCTGCCAGCTTCAGGATCACGCTGATCAGAACCTCGCCGGCAAAGATATTGCCGTAGAGACGCATGCCGTGCGTCAGGAGACTGGAGAACTGCTCGATCAAGTTGATCGGGAAGAATACCGGATACGGCTCGAAGTAGTGCTTGAAATAAGCCTTGGTATTTTTCGTGATGCCCAGGAAGTGGACCAGGATGAAAATCATCGCGGCCAGCGCCATGGCGACGGAAACGTCGGCGGTAGGCGATTTCCAGAACGCGATCTCCACGTGCGGTTCCTGTCCTGCGGCGGCTGCCGAGTTGAACGCTTCCACGGCGGTAATGATCGGTTGGCCGAAGATTGTCGCTTCTTCCGCGCTGTGCGGATGCATTACGATACCGAACGGAAGGCCCAGCATGTTGCTGACGAAGATAAACATGATCAGCGTCACGGCCAGCGTTACGAAAGGTCTGCCTTTCTTCATGTCCATCGTTCCGGCCACCTGATTCTGAACGAATTCGATGACCCATTCCATGAAGTTCTGGAGCTTGCCCGGATTTTCGACGGACATGTTACGGGTTGCCAGCTTGGCAATCAGGAACACGACCGTACAGCTTACGATCAACATCAGGATGATCGAAAGATCGAAGCGCATCCCTCCGAGCATAATTATTGGAGCTTCATGCATTTTTTTCACCCCTTTCTTCAGCCAGTTTCTCTTTCTCCCTCCGCTTTTGCTCAAAGTAGAGGGCTTCTGCCTTGGTATCCTTGTGCGTGATCAAAATGCCTACGATCAGCAGGATAATCGGGGCTGCAACCAGGCTTGCCATCAGCGCGATCAAATTGACCTCATGCGGAAATTCGATAGCGACGACAAGAGCCGCAATCGCCGCAATCGCTCTCCAGGCAAAGCCCAGACCGCCCCGAGCCTTTCTTCCTTCCGACACCGCGTCCGTAATCTTACGAACCCGGTGACCCAAATAATACGCGCTCATACAGCTTACGCTTGCTCCGAAAACGATGCCCAATACCACCGGGTGATGATGGGGAGCGATCAGCATCCAACAGGCGCCGATCGCCAGGAGTGTATATGTAACGCGTGTAAGCCACCGCATGTATTTCGGTAATTCGCTAGTCATCGCTTCCCTCCAAAACTTTACGGACGAGCACGACTACGCCAAACGCTCCCACGGCCAATCCGACCAACACGCCAAGTCCGATCCAGAGACCGGAACCGCCTGTTTTTTCGTTGATCCAACGCCCGAAAAAAAATCCGAGCAGCGTAAACGAAACAAGCTCGAAACCGATAGCGCTGACAAGTCCGATCGCTTTCCAGGGGCCGCTTTTTCTGTTCGGGGCCATACGCTTCACCATCGCTTGTCAATCTCATAATCCTCATTCATTTTACTGAAAAGTAAGAGTTATTGTCAATTCGCCGAACTTTTCCTTTTGTGCCGCAATCCCTTGCCGATCAAGACTTTGGCCTGCCCGAAAGAAGGTGTCTTCACCTGCGAAAAAGCGGAATCCGGCATGCCGGCAAAACGTTGGGCGATCGTCCGAAGCGCGACGGGCAAGTTTTTGAAAGCGTATCAACCGTACAGCTATACTGTATACTGTTTACCTAGTCAATCACAATGCAACTTCAGGGCCATTTGTGTCCATTGTGTGAAATTCTTCCGGCCGTTCGGTTTTGACTCCGAAACTGTGCAGAATCGCATTGACAATACGCTGCGACGCTTTGCCGTCTCCGTACGGGTTGGCAGCCCGGCTCATGGAATCGTACAAAACGCTGTCGCTAAGCAGGGCTTGGGTCCGCGCATACACCGTCTCTTCTTCCGTGCCCACAAGTTCCAGCGTTCCGGCTTCGATGCCTTCCGGACG
This genomic window contains:
- the atpE gene encoding F0F1 ATP synthase subunit C, with translation MGAMALIAAAIAVGLGALGAGIGNGLIISKTVEGIARQPEAKSTLQTTMFIGVGLVEALPIIGVVLAFIFYAAA
- a CDS encoding ATP synthase subunit I, whose product is MTSELPKYMRWLTRVTYTLLAIGACWMLIAPHHHPVVLGIVFGASVSCMSAYYLGHRVRKITDAVSEGRKARGGLGFAWRAIAAIAALVVAIEFPHEVNLIALMASLVAAPIILLIVGILITHKDTKAEALYFEQKRREKEKLAEERGEKNA
- the atpB gene encoding F0F1 ATP synthase subunit A, whose translation is MHEAPIIMLGGMRFDLSIILMLIVSCTVVFLIAKLATRNMSVENPGKLQNFMEWVIEFVQNQVAGTMDMKKGRPFVTLAVTLIMFIFVSNMLGLPFGIVMHPHSAEEATIFGQPIITAVEAFNSAAAAGQEPHVEIAFWKSPTADVSVAMALAAMIFILVHFLGITKNTKAYFKHYFEPYPVFFPINLIEQFSSLLTHGMRLYGNIFAGEVLISVILKLAAVNVVGMIASIPLMAIWQGFSIFVGAIQAFVFTILALVYISQKVETHDEH
- a CDS encoding AtpZ/AtpI family protein, with the protein product MVKRMAPNRKSGPWKAIGLVSAIGFELVSFTLLGFFFGRWINEKTGGSGLWIGLGVLVGLAVGAFGVVVLVRKVLEGSDD